The Flavobacterium piscisymbiosum genome includes a region encoding these proteins:
- a CDS encoding bifunctional 3-deoxy-7-phosphoheptulonate synthase/chorismate mutase type II, which produces MENKKEMRKWLEDFNLNHPLVIAGPCSAETEDQVLKIAHELKDSKVSVFRAGIWKPRTRPGGFEGVGEIGLKWLQKAKAETGLLMGTEVATAAHCKLALEHDIDVLWVGARTTANPFAVQEIADTLKGTDKIVLVKNPVNPDLALWLGGVERLHMAGIEKLGVIHRGFSTYEKTKYRNIPEWQIAIELQNKFPDLPLIIDPSHITGDRKMIFEVTQEALDLNYDGMIIETHYDPDNAWSDAAQQVTPDALKQIIKDLTIRKTDDTTDQYTQKMTKLRANIDVLDANLLELLGKRMKVADEIGQVKKDANVAILQNNRWNEILGKMILEGEKKGLTEEFVLRMFKAIHQESIGHQEKIFNA; this is translated from the coding sequence ATGGAAAATAAGAAAGAAATGAGAAAGTGGTTAGAAGATTTCAATTTAAATCACCCACTTGTGATAGCAGGACCATGTAGTGCAGAAACAGAAGATCAGGTATTAAAAATTGCTCATGAATTGAAAGATTCAAAAGTTAGTGTATTCAGAGCTGGAATCTGGAAACCAAGAACGCGTCCGGGAGGATTTGAAGGTGTTGGAGAAATTGGTTTAAAATGGTTACAAAAAGCAAAAGCTGAAACTGGTTTATTAATGGGTACTGAAGTGGCAACTGCAGCGCATTGTAAACTGGCTTTAGAACATGATATCGACGTTTTATGGGTTGGTGCCCGTACAACTGCAAACCCTTTCGCAGTTCAGGAAATTGCTGATACATTGAAAGGAACTGACAAAATCGTTTTGGTTAAAAACCCTGTAAACCCGGATTTAGCTTTATGGTTAGGTGGTGTTGAGCGTTTACACATGGCTGGAATAGAGAAATTAGGTGTTATTCACAGAGGTTTCTCTACTTACGAAAAAACAAAATACAGAAATATTCCTGAATGGCAAATTGCTATCGAATTGCAAAATAAATTCCCTGATTTACCTTTAATCATTGATCCATCTCACATTACTGGAGATCGTAAAATGATTTTTGAAGTAACTCAAGAGGCTTTAGATTTGAATTACGATGGTATGATTATCGAAACGCATTACGATCCGGACAACGCTTGGTCTGATGCTGCTCAACAAGTTACTCCAGATGCTTTGAAACAAATCATTAAAGATTTGACGATCAGAAAAACGGATGATACTACAGATCAGTACACTCAAAAAATGACAAAATTAAGAGCTAACATCGACGTTCTTGATGCTAACTTATTAGAGTTATTAGGAAAACGTATGAAAGTAGCTGACGAAATTGGTCAGGTGAAAAAAGATGCAAACGTAGCAATCCTTCAAAACAACCGTTGGAACGAAATCTTAGGAAAAATGATTCTTGAAGGTGAGAAAAAAGGTCTTACTGAAGAGTTTGTTTTAAGAATGTTCAAAGCTATTCACCAGGAAAGTATTGGTCACCAGGAGAAAATTTTCAATGCATAA
- a CDS encoding VIT domain-containing protein: MKSKLCLSQPGIFQVSLKMLFYLILFLGTKSFAQSPELTVKGDEAEKVRMNKLIVNVKVVGNIAYTTAEMHFFNSGTRQMEAELIFPLPENVSVSRYAIDINGKMREAVPVNKNKGKQVFEAIEHRRVDPGLLEKVDGNNFRTRIYPLMPNGERTVIIGYEEELSAFDKDNLAYQLVSRYPKKLDNFEMNVSVLGTSASPTVSENSGDAIVFSKWNQSFQTSIKKENYQPSEKLLFKIPIQENTPSVIMQNVGGQHYFYGNTFIEGNKIAKKTPASIGLIWDNSLSCKTRDVKKEMSLLNAYFQKIKNTKVTLYFLNYTFEKQKEYVITNGNWTELKAVLENTKYDGGTRFSQLNFMNNDEYLFFSDGLSSLSENVLPKTKKTIYTITSSVSADFSFLNYSAMQTGGNFINLNQVNQDNALDKLTNSNLKFLGIKENYTVTDLFPMEGTSVSGSFSFSGISLNQKNQITLLFGYNNEAVLERKITLDAIVQNTNDVNVEKLWAQKKIANLDFQYAKNADEIELLGKKYGIITKNTSLIVLEAIRDYISYDIIPPAELRAEFDRIKKQENANALAQQKNNWESIETYFEGLDNWWQKDIKYSTPKPLPKTKVQKNRRVVNNTNTVSRNSGRSATAVSTRSTNVAAGKVEGTVLDQQGTPLPGVTVTIRGEREGVATDFDGKFVIRAAENSTLNFSYIGFDSYQLNTDMNNKFTVVLRENSVQLESVVVTSARSIKGDADAVMTVDEPVGSGPVMNVVEEAPAAVESSDKAGSELKEVTVVGYGTVKKADVSYSVQTISSESISKNTNVSQALAGKVSGVQITALPSVSSDKVIFDEKVSMPISKKPLIIVDGKPFEGELSDLDQDDIASVDVLKDALTIALYGSRASNGVVNVVTKKGESNVINNESKTWNPDRLYLKALAAAPKDKQYELYFELRKAQERNPSFYFDVAHFFYNQGDVKKALQVISNIADLGLENHQLYKTLTYTLRQWKDFDDALFTARQIAKWRAHEPQSLRDYALALEGAGKYQEAFDELIKALEVNYYGEMSGQYEGVEDIILMDINRLTIEHKGLKTGKLDKKYLKKMPVDIRIIMNWNQIDVDLDLHVIEPNGEECYYSHTKTEAGARFSKDFTEGYGPEQYLIRNAIKGKYQIKTNYFGERELTESGPATVMVEIYTTKAGKTTKTLKTIQLGKIKENEILAEIVW, encoded by the coding sequence ATGAAATCAAAATTATGTTTATCTCAGCCAGGAATTTTTCAAGTAAGCTTGAAAATGTTATTTTATTTGATATTGTTTTTAGGAACAAAATCTTTCGCTCAAAGTCCCGAATTAACAGTAAAAGGGGATGAAGCTGAAAAGGTTCGAATGAATAAACTAATTGTGAATGTAAAAGTGGTGGGGAATATCGCTTACACCACTGCCGAAATGCATTTCTTTAATTCGGGAACCCGCCAGATGGAAGCGGAACTTATTTTTCCTTTACCGGAAAATGTTTCGGTTTCCCGATATGCCATTGACATCAATGGAAAAATGCGTGAAGCCGTTCCGGTCAATAAAAACAAAGGGAAACAGGTTTTTGAAGCTATTGAACATCGACGTGTTGATCCCGGATTATTGGAGAAAGTAGACGGGAATAATTTCAGAACCAGAATTTATCCGTTGATGCCAAACGGCGAACGCACTGTGATTATTGGTTACGAAGAAGAACTTTCGGCATTTGATAAAGACAATCTGGCGTATCAATTGGTGAGTCGTTATCCTAAAAAGCTGGATAATTTCGAGATGAATGTTTCGGTTTTAGGAACTTCGGCTTCGCCAACTGTTTCGGAGAATTCGGGAGACGCAATTGTTTTTTCGAAATGGAATCAATCTTTTCAAACTTCTATCAAAAAAGAAAATTATCAGCCATCTGAAAAACTACTTTTTAAGATTCCGATTCAGGAAAATACTCCGAGTGTAATCATGCAAAATGTTGGTGGACAGCATTATTTTTACGGAAATACTTTTATCGAAGGAAATAAAATAGCTAAAAAAACTCCGGCTTCAATTGGTTTAATTTGGGATAATTCACTGAGTTGTAAAACAAGAGATGTAAAAAAAGAAATGAGTTTGTTGAATGCTTATTTTCAAAAAATAAAAAATACAAAAGTCACTTTATACTTTTTGAATTATACTTTCGAAAAACAAAAAGAATACGTCATTACAAACGGAAACTGGACTGAATTAAAAGCAGTTTTAGAGAATACAAAATATGACGGAGGAACTCGTTTTTCGCAACTTAATTTCATGAACAACGACGAATATTTGTTTTTCTCTGACGGACTTTCATCTTTGAGCGAAAATGTTTTGCCAAAGACTAAAAAAACAATTTATACCATTACATCTTCAGTTTCGGCAGATTTTTCTTTTCTGAATTATTCGGCGATGCAAACGGGTGGAAATTTTATCAATTTAAATCAGGTGAATCAGGACAATGCATTAGATAAACTGACTAATAGTAATTTGAAGTTTTTAGGTATAAAAGAGAATTATACGGTAACAGATTTATTTCCGATGGAAGGAACTTCGGTTTCAGGAAGCTTTAGTTTTTCGGGAATTTCTCTGAATCAAAAAAATCAAATTACCTTATTATTTGGTTATAATAATGAAGCAGTTTTAGAACGAAAAATAACTCTGGATGCTATTGTTCAAAATACAAATGATGTGAATGTTGAAAAACTTTGGGCACAGAAAAAAATAGCCAATCTTGATTTTCAATATGCTAAAAATGCGGATGAAATCGAACTTTTAGGAAAGAAATATGGAATTATAACCAAAAATACTTCGTTGATTGTTCTGGAAGCTATTCGTGATTATATTTCTTATGATATTATTCCGCCGGCCGAATTACGTGCTGAATTTGACCGAATTAAAAAACAGGAAAATGCTAATGCTTTGGCGCAGCAAAAAAATAATTGGGAAAGTATCGAAACTTATTTTGAAGGTTTAGATAATTGGTGGCAAAAAGACATTAAATATTCAACTCCAAAACCTTTGCCGAAAACAAAAGTTCAAAAAAACAGAAGAGTAGTTAATAATACAAATACAGTAAGCAGAAATTCAGGCAGAAGTGCAACGGCAGTTTCAACTAGAAGCACAAATGTTGCGGCAGGTAAAGTTGAAGGGACTGTTTTAGATCAGCAGGGAACGCCTTTACCGGGTGTAACGGTAACAATAAGAGGAGAAAGAGAAGGAGTTGCTACTGATTTTGATGGTAAATTTGTAATTAGAGCCGCCGAGAATAGCACTCTTAACTTTAGTTATATTGGCTTTGACTCTTATCAGTTGAATACAGACATGAATAATAAGTTTACAGTAGTATTACGAGAGAATTCAGTACAATTAGAATCAGTTGTTGTAACGTCAGCCAGAAGTATTAAAGGCGATGCTGATGCCGTGATGACAGTTGATGAGCCAGTTGGTTCGGGGCCTGTAATGAATGTAGTTGAAGAAGCTCCGGCAGCTGTAGAGTCTTCTGATAAAGCAGGATCTGAGTTGAAAGAAGTTACTGTTGTAGGTTATGGAACGGTTAAAAAAGCTGACGTTTCCTATTCTGTACAAACAATTTCGTCTGAAAGTATTTCAAAAAATACCAATGTATCTCAGGCACTTGCTGGTAAAGTTTCAGGAGTTCAAATTACTGCTTTACCCTCTGTGAGTAGTGATAAAGTTATATTTGATGAGAAGGTTTCAATGCCGATCTCAAAAAAACCTTTAATAATTGTGGATGGAAAACCTTTTGAAGGTGAATTGTCAGATTTGGATCAGGATGACATCGCTTCGGTAGATGTTCTTAAAGATGCTTTGACAATTGCACTCTATGGAAGCAGGGCATCAAACGGAGTTGTAAATGTTGTTACAAAAAAGGGAGAATCTAATGTGATTAATAACGAATCTAAAACCTGGAATCCGGATAGATTATATCTTAAAGCTTTAGCCGCCGCACCAAAAGATAAACAATACGAATTGTATTTTGAATTAAGAAAAGCGCAGGAAAGAAACCCGAGTTTTTATTTTGATGTGGCTCATTTTTTCTACAATCAGGGCGATGTCAAAAAAGCTTTGCAAGTAATCAGTAATATTGCTGATTTAGGTTTAGAGAATCATCAGCTTTATAAAACCCTTACATATACATTACGTCAGTGGAAAGATTTTGATGATGCCTTATTTACTGCAAGACAAATTGCAAAATGGAGAGCGCATGAACCACAAAGTTTGAGAGATTATGCTTTGGCTCTTGAAGGTGCAGGAAAATATCAGGAAGCTTTTGATGAATTGATTAAAGCATTAGAAGTAAATTATTACGGAGAAATGAGCGGTCAATATGAAGGTGTGGAAGATATTATTTTAATGGATATTAATCGTTTGACAATCGAACATAAAGGTTTGAAAACGGGTAAACTTGATAAAAAATATTTGAAGAAAATGCCGGTTGATATCAGAATAATTATGAACTGGAACCAAATCGATGTCGATCTTGATTTGCATGTTATTGAACCAAATGGAGAGGAATGTTACTACAGTCACACCAAAACAGAAGCCGGAGCAAGATTCTCTAAAGACTTTACAGAAGGTTACGGGCCAGAACAATATTTAATTAGAAATGCTATAAAAGGGAAATATCAAATAAAAACCAATTATTTTGGCGAAAGAGAATTAACAGAAAGTGGTCCGGCAACGGTTATGGTTGAAATATATACGACCAAAGCCGGAAAAACGACAAAAACGTTAAAAACAATTCAGCTAGGAAAAATCAAAGAGAATGAGATTTTAGCCGAAATTGTTTGGTAA
- the rsgA gene encoding ribosome small subunit-dependent GTPase A, translating to MTGLVYKSTGSWYTVKSEQGDFIECRMKGKFRMKGIKSTNPIAVGDIVDYELEETSDALTGTIFNIHERKNYIVRKSVNLSHQMHIIASNIDRVFLLITINNPPTTFNFIDRFLVTAEAYNIETILVFNKIDTFDEPTLEDQLYMQYVYQQIGYKCLRVSSTEMKGVDELKEMMIGKVSMFSGHSGVGKSTLVNAMEPSLHLKTKTISEASKQGQHTTTFAEMYDLSFDAKIIDTPGIKGFGIVDMEKEEISGYFPEFFKLKDQCKFNNCLHKEEPHCAIKAALERDEIAWSRYNSYLKILEGDDENYRTDSYDEDRKASDELRK from the coding sequence ATGACAGGACTCGTATATAAATCTACAGGAAGTTGGTACACAGTAAAATCGGAGCAAGGCGATTTTATAGAGTGCCGTATGAAAGGGAAGTTTAGGATGAAAGGTATCAAGAGTACCAATCCTATTGCTGTAGGCGATATTGTCGATTATGAACTCGAAGAAACCTCTGATGCCTTAACCGGAACGATTTTTAATATTCACGAAAGAAAGAATTATATCGTTCGTAAATCAGTTAATTTATCGCATCAAATGCATATTATCGCGTCGAATATTGATCGTGTATTTTTATTGATCACGATTAATAATCCGCCAACAACTTTCAACTTTATAGACCGTTTTTTGGTTACTGCCGAAGCCTATAATATCGAAACAATTCTGGTTTTTAATAAAATAGATACTTTTGATGAGCCAACGCTCGAGGATCAATTGTATATGCAATACGTTTATCAGCAAATTGGTTATAAATGCCTTCGTGTTTCATCTACAGAAATGAAAGGTGTTGATGAATTGAAAGAAATGATGATTGGTAAAGTAAGTATGTTCTCCGGACATTCAGGAGTTGGAAAATCGACTTTGGTTAATGCAATGGAACCGTCTTTACATCTTAAAACCAAAACCATTTCTGAAGCCAGTAAACAAGGTCAGCACACAACTACTTTTGCCGAAATGTATGATTTATCTTTTGATGCAAAAATCATCGATACGCCAGGAATCAAAGGTTTTGGAATCGTTGATATGGAAAAAGAAGAAATCAGCGGTTATTTTCCTGAATTCTTCAAACTAAAAGATCAATGTAAGTTTAACAATTGTCTGCATAAAGAAGAACCTCATTGCGCTATTAAAGCGGCTTTAGAAAGAGACGAGATCGCCTGGTCACGTTACAATAGTTATCTAAAAATCTTAGAAGGTGACGACGAAAATTATCGTACAGATTCGTATGATGAAGATCGAAAAGCGAGTGATGAGTTAAGGAAGTAA